A portion of the Candidatus Sysuiplasma jiujiangense genome contains these proteins:
- a CDS encoding alkaline phosphatase family protein, giving the protein MKENSDLVDSSKLQGFVTPRYDGNCISNIPDTIFKLLHLRYHNPLRMDPIYDVGDDTENVILLLLDGVGFKLLEYAESKFRVPSLDSTFGRSFNGSITSVFPSTTATALTTLNTGLTPQEHGILGYTSYFRNFGSIVNMLKFAPISNEEVSLFDGGMEPWMIVPGITIHEKLRKEGIDPYMYVSNSIRDNGLSNVVNRGAEVVPHFSAADMFVQLRKNLIKKRTGTFHFAYLSTPDRIAHMRGPFTEEFGGEVNSIFHSLKNELFDKLDSEIGKKTTIIVSADHGHAQISRENVFDLAKNRELSDMLARPPTGDSRAFFMSAKTGCSDAIIDYFGRYLENSFSVFRSKDFLDMGILGDGTPSAETVDRIGDIVAVARNNAAFENSFLSTIQKSNGTWLEGRHGGLSENEMLVPIIASRLNSP; this is encoded by the coding sequence TTGAAAGAAAATAGCGATCTGGTCGATAGTTCGAAACTTCAGGGTTTCGTCACTCCGCGTTATGACGGCAACTGTATCTCCAACATACCCGATACTATTTTCAAGCTTCTTCATCTCAGATACCACAACCCGCTCCGGATGGATCCCATTTACGACGTAGGCGACGATACAGAAAATGTAATACTGCTGCTCCTTGACGGTGTCGGTTTCAAGTTGCTGGAATACGCCGAATCCAAATTCAGGGTACCTTCCCTTGACAGCACTTTCGGCAGATCCTTCAACGGCTCAATAACGAGTGTATTCCCCTCTACGACCGCGACTGCGCTTACGACATTAAACACCGGCCTGACGCCGCAGGAGCACGGGATACTGGGTTATACCTCGTATTTCAGGAACTTTGGCTCAATCGTGAACATGCTCAAGTTTGCGCCCATAAGCAACGAGGAAGTTTCGCTGTTTGATGGCGGGATGGAGCCATGGATGATAGTGCCTGGAATCACCATACATGAAAAGCTCCGCAAGGAAGGCATTGATCCTTACATGTATGTGAGCAATTCAATAAGGGACAACGGTCTGTCGAACGTGGTAAACAGAGGGGCCGAGGTGGTACCGCATTTTTCAGCTGCAGACATGTTCGTTCAGCTTAGAAAGAATCTCATAAAGAAAAGAACCGGAACGTTTCATTTTGCGTATCTCTCAACTCCAGACAGGATTGCCCACATGCGCGGGCCTTTCACAGAAGAGTTCGGGGGGGAGGTAAATTCGATATTCCACTCACTGAAAAATGAATTGTTTGACAAACTTGACAGTGAAATTGGAAAAAAGACAACTATCATTGTCTCTGCCGACCATGGTCATGCACAGATTTCCAGGGAAAACGTGTTTGACCTTGCAAAAAACAGGGAACTTTCGGACATGCTCGCACGGCCGCCGACAGGGGATTCCAGGGCGTTTTTCATGAGTGCAAAAACAGGCTGCTCGGATGCCATAATAGATTACTTCGGAAGATATCTGGAGAATTCATTTAGCGTCTTCAGATCGAAGGATTTCCTGGATATGGGAATACTTGGTGACGGTACTCCGTCCGCTGAAACGGTTGATCGCATAGGCGACATTGTTGCAGTCGCAAGGAATAATGCTGCTTTCGAAAATTCTTTTCTTTCGACGATTCAGAAGTCAAACGGAACATGGCTGGAAGGCAGGCATGGCGGTCTCAGCGAAAATGAAATGCTTGTGCCCATAATTGCCTCGCGCCTGAACTCGCCATGA
- a CDS encoding ATP-binding cassette domain-containing protein, translating to MLVRDLSFSYTGAPESSLEADRFEAGEGEVILITGRSGSGKSTLVNCINGVIPHIFHGNLSGTVMTSGLTVGDTPLFKISSHVGTLLQDPTTQVLNYTVEEEVAFGPENLCLQPEEIASRVKEAIDITGMNTMLDRETYTLSGGEMQRLAFASVLAMKPEILILDEPTSNIDPEGTEKIFELLKSLARKKTILVVEHKVERVLTFVDRIILVDGGRITLDIEKKDLPDHLEDLISAGIEIPEHYLVARKLGIDATDVQSVRKIAAESGLNFRSPDRSVTGKMVLNAHSIVHSDRPCPLVDTGFSLFEGEMLAIMGRNGAGKSTLLNSLCGMLDMRLKAEISLRVGDNDLSFSSVQEVGRHIAYIPQAFDIVLINSTVEDEISYSMRKRGRTDRKQLRERTEYFLKMFSLWEVKDRDPLTLSFGQRRRVAMASALSSGARIVMMDEPTSGQDFYHREMLGKELSSLRSQGVSFVVVTHDARFVYRHANMMMIMDGGKKVIEGTPEECFRESEKYGIIPPSDFLVRCG from the coding sequence ATACTCGTGCGGGATCTCTCTTTCTCCTACACAGGGGCTCCGGAAAGTTCCCTGGAAGCGGACAGATTCGAGGCCGGCGAGGGAGAAGTGATACTGATAACCGGCAGATCGGGTTCTGGCAAGTCGACGCTTGTCAACTGTATCAACGGTGTCATACCGCACATCTTCCACGGAAACCTTTCCGGGACCGTCATGACAAGCGGACTGACAGTCGGCGATACACCGCTCTTCAAAATCTCTTCCCATGTCGGTACCCTGTTGCAGGATCCGACTACACAGGTGCTGAATTACACCGTAGAGGAGGAGGTGGCATTCGGACCTGAGAATCTCTGTCTTCAGCCGGAGGAAATCGCCTCGCGTGTAAAGGAGGCGATAGACATCACAGGAATGAATACGATGCTTGACAGGGAAACATATACTCTGTCAGGAGGAGAGATGCAGAGACTGGCATTCGCATCCGTGCTGGCGATGAAACCGGAAATACTGATACTTGACGAACCAACCTCCAATATAGATCCGGAAGGCACGGAAAAGATCTTCGAATTGCTCAAATCGCTGGCCCGTAAGAAGACGATACTGGTTGTCGAGCACAAGGTAGAAAGAGTTCTTACGTTTGTTGACAGAATAATCCTGGTTGACGGGGGCAGGATAACGCTCGACATAGAAAAGAAGGATCTTCCCGATCATCTGGAAGATCTCATTTCTGCAGGCATTGAAATTCCGGAGCATTACCTCGTCGCAAGGAAGCTTGGAATCGATGCTACAGATGTTCAGAGTGTGAGAAAGATAGCTGCCGAAAGCGGTCTGAACTTCAGATCACCCGACAGGTCTGTGACTGGAAAGATGGTGTTGAATGCGCATTCCATCGTTCATTCTGACAGGCCATGCCCGCTAGTGGACACCGGTTTCTCGCTCTTTGAAGGAGAAATGCTTGCGATAATGGGTCGCAACGGGGCCGGAAAGTCCACATTGCTGAATTCGCTCTGCGGAATGCTTGACATGAGACTGAAGGCCGAGATTTCTCTGCGGGTCGGTGACAATGATCTGAGTTTCTCGTCCGTCCAGGAGGTCGGCAGGCATATAGCATATATCCCGCAGGCCTTTGACATCGTCCTGATAAACAGCACAGTTGAGGACGAAATATCATATTCCATGAGGAAACGTGGCAGGACTGACAGGAAACAGCTGAGGGAAAGGACAGAATACTTTCTGAAGATGTTCTCACTCTGGGAAGTGAAGGACAGAGATCCGCTGACATTGAGCTTTGGCCAGAGAAGAAGGGTGGCCATGGCATCTGCGCTCTCTTCGGGGGCGAGGATAGTAATGATGGATGAACCCACATCCGGGCAGGACTTCTATCACAGGGAAATGCTCGGCAAGGAGCTCTCATCCCTCAGGAGTCAGGGGGTTTCATTTGTAGTTGTCACTCACGACGCAAGATTCGTTTACAGACACGCAAACATGATGATGATCATGGATGGCGGAAAGAAGGTCATAGAGGGGACACCGGAGGAATGCTTCAGGGAGAGCGAAAAATACGGAATAATTCCGCCTAGCGATTTTCTGGTCAGGTGCGGTTAA